A genomic stretch from Flavobacterium nitratireducens includes:
- a CDS encoding HesB/IscA family protein: MEVSITITEVAKIQIIEILKAENLLDAKFRLYIGLSHPNGYQYSCTIDNEINEDDLVLNYKVQENNFDVVVDSMSIQYLNGAIVDCLLQDGTPSLVISNPNAQKD; the protein is encoded by the coding sequence ATGGAAGTTTCGATTACTATTACAGAAGTTGCTAAAATTCAAATCATAGAAATTTTAAAAGCAGAGAACTTACTGGATGCAAAATTCCGATTGTATATTGGATTAAGTCACCCCAACGGATATCAATATTCGTGTACCATTGATAATGAGATCAATGAAGATGATTTGGTTTTGAATTATAAAGTTCAGGAAAATAATTTCGACGTTGTAGTTGATAGCATGAGTATTCAATATTTGAATGGAGCTATAGTGGATTGTCTCCTGCAAGATGGCACACCTTCTTTGGTTATATCTAATCCTAATGCCCAAAAAGACTAA